A region of Pyxidicoccus parkwaysis DNA encodes the following proteins:
- a CDS encoding sensor histidine kinase, which translates to MEPTPPPSPPPPVPSLTPTPGELAHEQRRGGRSALLGLGLVGLVAMTSPVIGYLEDVRNAREELLTHLSSTARVQADALSVHLGVLEAELARVSGHPALRPEDGTSPAEQALLDSAFYHSSLFSEGVALLGPDGQRLWSDPPGMSLGSSPVTNRSWFRRLAERHVPEIDLLEGEGGPLVVAVPMVTAGRLRGVLVGEVRAGALPTRTSTGTTLLLMNGRGRFLLPSSRGADVEESAERLRALADGPGPLSLFGTRVVGAAAWVGKSGLLLVVLEEETATAGLRTRFLRQLGFHIALLSSTLVLLGLLLRRSYRSLLAAEERLRRQETMAALGTAAALIAHEVKNALNGIQAALSVLRHTPAGGELPVRALRSQIERLGHLARSLLSFGSPRAAQRRSCEMKLLAEDALQAVRLLPESEAVELKTALEDGLWVQGDAALLVSAIDNLVRNAVEAGAVARDTGLRPEPWVSVSLTRDGGMGVLVVEDNAGGVDPKLEPRLWEPFATGRAKGIGLGLPMARASVEAHGGSLTYLRRPQGSRFILRLPLERAP; encoded by the coding sequence ATGGAGCCCACCCCACCGCCGTCGCCGCCGCCGCCCGTCCCCTCGCTGACCCCCACTCCCGGTGAGCTGGCCCATGAGCAGCGGCGGGGAGGCCGCTCCGCCCTGCTGGGCCTGGGCCTGGTGGGGCTGGTGGCGATGACGAGCCCCGTCATCGGCTACCTGGAGGATGTGCGCAACGCGCGCGAGGAGCTGCTCACCCACCTGTCGAGCACCGCCCGCGTGCAGGCGGACGCCCTCAGCGTCCACCTGGGCGTGCTGGAGGCGGAGCTGGCGCGCGTCTCGGGCCACCCGGCATTGCGCCCGGAGGACGGCACCTCGCCCGCAGAGCAGGCGCTCCTGGACAGCGCCTTCTACCACTCGTCCCTCTTCTCCGAGGGCGTGGCGCTGCTGGGCCCCGACGGGCAGCGGCTGTGGAGCGACCCGCCCGGCATGTCCCTGGGGAGCTCGCCGGTGACGAACCGCTCCTGGTTCCGCCGGCTGGCGGAGCGGCACGTGCCGGAAATCGACCTCCTGGAGGGGGAGGGCGGGCCGCTCGTCGTGGCCGTGCCCATGGTGACGGCGGGCAGGCTGCGCGGAGTCCTCGTGGGCGAGGTCCGGGCCGGGGCGCTGCCCACGCGCACCTCCACCGGCACCACGCTGTTGCTGATGAACGGGCGCGGGCGCTTCCTGCTGCCCTCGTCGCGCGGCGCGGACGTGGAGGAGAGCGCGGAGCGGCTGCGGGCGCTGGCGGATGGCCCGGGGCCGCTGAGCCTGTTCGGCACCCGGGTGGTGGGGGCGGCGGCCTGGGTGGGCAAGAGCGGGCTGCTCCTGGTGGTGCTGGAGGAGGAGACGGCCACCGCGGGCCTGCGCACCCGGTTCCTCCGGCAGCTCGGCTTCCACATCGCCCTGCTCAGCAGCACCCTGGTGCTGCTGGGCCTCCTGCTGCGCCGCTCGTACCGTTCGCTGCTCGCGGCCGAGGAGCGGCTGCGGCGTCAGGAGACGATGGCCGCGCTGGGCACGGCGGCGGCGCTCATCGCGCACGAGGTGAAGAACGCGCTCAATGGCATCCAGGCCGCGCTGTCCGTGCTGCGGCACACGCCGGCTGGCGGCGAGCTGCCCGTGCGGGCCCTGCGCTCGCAAATCGAGCGGCTGGGGCATCTGGCGCGCTCGCTGCTGTCCTTCGGCTCGCCGCGAGCCGCGCAGCGCCGGAGCTGTGAGATGAAGCTGCTGGCGGAGGATGCATTGCAGGCGGTGCGCCTGTTGCCCGAGTCCGAGGCGGTGGAGCTGAAGACGGCGCTGGAGGACGGGCTGTGGGTGCAGGGTGACGCGGCGCTCCTGGTGTCGGCCATCGACAATCTGGTGCGCAACGCGGTGGAGGCGGGAGCGGTGGCGCGGGACACGGGGCTGCGGCCCGAGCCGTGGGTGTCGGTGAGCCTGACGCGGGACGGCGGCATGGGGGTGCTGGTGGTGGAGGACAACGCGGGCGGCGTGGACCCGAAGCTGGAGCCCCGGCTGTGGGAGCCCTTCGCCACGGGGCGGGCCAAGGGAATCGGGCTGGGGTTGCCCATGGCCCGGGCCTCCGTGGAAGCTCACGGCGGAAGCCTGACGTATCTCCGCCGTCCGCAGGGCAGCCGCTTCATCCTCCGGCTGCCCCTGGAGCGTGCCCCATGA
- a CDS encoding sigma-54-dependent transcriptional regulator: MSTHLLLVDDDRTFAALAATVLRQEGFRVTTAHSLHDARASLGREAPDVVVLDRRLPDGDGIDFLPELRTQFPDTAVLLVTAHGDIASAVEAIKAGARDYLSKPVELDDLVLRARRAAADLQLHERLRQAESQLEGRHRLLRPRAPAMAAALQMLERIATAPRSPVLLLGETGVGKEVIARHLHALRGGQGPFVHINCAALPATMVESELFGHERGAFTDARSARRGLVEVANGGVLFLDEVGELPAGLQAKLLTFLDQGAFRRLGGTAELHSTARVVAATNRDLNREVAEGRFREDLYFRLSVFRVDIPPLRERREDVLPLAESLVAELSAELGRRPVGFSPAAVKRLERYPFPGNVRELRNVLERALVLEAGPALELQALEPRGDAAPTAPDPNAFVVPGSPRPLEEVERLYVRHVLGLLEGKRMEAARALGLSYPTFLKRLGED, from the coding sequence ATGAGTACCCATCTGCTGCTGGTGGACGACGACCGGACCTTCGCCGCGCTGGCCGCAACCGTGCTGCGCCAGGAGGGCTTTCGCGTCACGACGGCCCACTCGCTGCACGACGCCCGCGCGTCGCTCGGCCGCGAGGCGCCGGACGTGGTGGTGCTGGACAGGCGCCTGCCCGACGGGGACGGCATCGACTTCCTCCCCGAGCTGCGCACGCAGTTCCCGGACACCGCCGTGCTGCTGGTGACGGCGCACGGCGACATCGCGAGCGCGGTGGAGGCAATCAAAGCGGGCGCGCGCGACTACCTGTCCAAGCCGGTGGAGCTGGATGACCTGGTGCTGCGCGCGCGCCGCGCCGCCGCGGACCTCCAGCTCCACGAGCGGCTGCGGCAGGCCGAGAGCCAGCTGGAGGGACGGCACCGGCTCCTGCGTCCGCGAGCTCCGGCGATGGCCGCCGCGCTGCAGATGCTGGAGCGGATTGCCACCGCGCCGCGCAGCCCGGTGCTGCTGCTCGGTGAGACGGGCGTGGGCAAGGAGGTGATTGCGCGTCACCTGCATGCGCTGCGGGGAGGGCAGGGGCCCTTCGTGCACATCAACTGCGCGGCGCTGCCCGCGACGATGGTGGAGAGCGAGCTGTTCGGCCACGAGCGCGGCGCCTTCACCGACGCGCGCTCGGCCCGGCGCGGCCTGGTGGAGGTGGCCAACGGCGGCGTGCTCTTCCTGGACGAGGTGGGCGAGCTGCCGGCCGGCTTGCAGGCCAAGCTGCTCACCTTCCTGGACCAGGGGGCCTTCCGCCGGCTGGGCGGCACCGCGGAGCTGCACAGCACCGCGCGCGTGGTGGCGGCCACCAACCGGGACTTGAATCGCGAGGTGGCGGAGGGGCGCTTCCGCGAGGACCTCTACTTCCGGCTGAGCGTCTTCCGCGTGGACATTCCCCCGCTGCGCGAGCGGCGCGAGGACGTGCTGCCCCTGGCGGAGTCGCTGGTGGCGGAGCTGTCCGCGGAGCTGGGGCGCAGGCCCGTGGGCTTCTCGCCCGCGGCCGTGAAGCGGCTGGAGCGCTACCCCTTCCCGGGCAACGTGCGCGAGCTGCGCAACGTGCTGGAGCGCGCGCTGGTGCTGGAAGCGGGCCCGGCCCTGGAGCTTCAAGCGCTGGAGCCGCGCGGGGACGCCGCGCCCACCGCGCCGGACCCGAATGCCTTCGTGGTGCCGGGCTCGCCGCGCCCGCTGGAGGAGGTGGAGCGCCTGTACGTCCGCCACGTCCTCGGCCTGCTGGAGGGCAAACGGATGGAGGCCGCCCGGGCGCTCGGGCTCTCGTACCCCACGTTCCTCAAGCGGCTCGGCGAGGACTGA